The Streptomyces sp. NL15-2K genome contains a region encoding:
- a CDS encoding amidohydrolase family protein, whose amino-acid sequence MTTLATTPEASRTALRVQGARLIDGTGGSPVDDAVVTIDAQGTLTYAGPAATAPPAGPEQVIDAGGRTVLPGFFDCHVHLAYAHGSPPGRRAELDPVLVTLDTATRLRQTLDAGITTARDLGGLSAGFRTAVASGRIVGPRLHTAVRIISHTGGHADVRLPDGTDLSAGMSEIADDTAAARLAVRRVLRDGADLVKVCATGGMGSPYDDPDDEGLLEEEIRAVVDEARRHGGKPVAAHAQGNAGILNAIRGGVTSIEHGYGLDERALDMAGERGVFVVPTLSTVYAGINKETMPDYHYRKKVRWSGTTKENIARAIEYGARIALGTDAAVGPHGVNLMELSYLVDLGMDPMAAIVAGTRTSAELLGVADRLGTLTAGRTGDLILCDGDPLTDIGVLGDPANIVLVVQDGVVRKDLLHRTGRRP is encoded by the coding sequence ATGACGACCCTTGCCACGACACCCGAGGCCTCCCGAACCGCCCTGCGGGTCCAGGGCGCCCGTCTCATCGACGGCACCGGCGGGTCCCCCGTCGACGACGCCGTCGTCACCATCGATGCCCAGGGCACCCTCACCTACGCCGGTCCCGCCGCGACCGCGCCCCCGGCCGGGCCGGAGCAGGTGATCGACGCCGGTGGCCGCACCGTACTGCCCGGCTTCTTCGACTGCCATGTCCACCTCGCCTACGCGCACGGCTCGCCGCCCGGCCGCCGCGCGGAGCTCGACCCGGTCCTGGTCACCCTCGACACGGCCACCCGGCTCCGGCAGACCCTCGACGCCGGCATCACCACCGCCCGCGACCTGGGCGGCCTGTCGGCGGGCTTCCGTACGGCCGTCGCGTCGGGCCGGATCGTGGGCCCACGCCTGCACACGGCCGTGCGGATCATCAGCCACACCGGCGGCCACGCCGACGTCCGGCTGCCCGACGGAACCGACCTCAGCGCCGGCATGTCCGAGATCGCCGACGACACCGCCGCGGCCCGGCTCGCCGTGCGCCGGGTGCTGCGCGACGGCGCCGACCTGGTGAAGGTCTGCGCCACCGGCGGCATGGGCAGCCCTTACGACGACCCGGACGACGAAGGCCTGTTGGAGGAGGAGATCCGGGCCGTCGTGGACGAGGCCCGCCGGCACGGCGGCAAGCCGGTCGCCGCCCACGCCCAGGGCAACGCCGGCATCCTCAACGCGATCCGCGGCGGCGTGACCAGCATCGAGCACGGCTACGGGCTGGACGAGCGGGCCCTGGACATGGCGGGCGAGCGGGGCGTCTTCGTCGTACCGACGCTGTCCACCGTCTACGCCGGCATCAACAAGGAGACGATGCCGGACTACCACTACCGGAAGAAGGTCCGCTGGTCCGGTACGACCAAGGAGAACATCGCGCGGGCCATCGAGTACGGCGCCCGGATCGCGCTCGGCACGGACGCCGCCGTCGGCCCGCACGGTGTGAACCTGATGGAGCTGAGCTATCTGGTCGACCTGGGCATGGACCCCATGGCCGCCATCGTCGCCGGTACTCGCACCTCCGCCGAACTCCTCGGTGTCGCCGACCGGTTGGGCACCCTGACGGCCGGCCGCACCGGCGACCTGATCCTGTGCGACGGCGATCCGCTGACGGACATCGGCGTCCTCGGCGACCCCGCGAACATCGTCCTCGTCGTCCAGGACGGCGTCGTACGCAAGGACCTGCTGCACCGGACCGGAAGGCGGCCCTGA
- a CDS encoding AbgT family transporter, translated as MSSLTELPAPDSKSPDPRRPTGIDRVLTLIERMGNALPNPIVLFTALFLVLAVVSTSLALADVRVTVPGTDETKAVTGLFTGEGVRWLTENLVTNFATFPPIAAVLLMIMAVGVAEKAGLLETVMRATLARAPRAALPYLVALIACQAHMISDVASIVLPPLAAVVFKSAGRHPVAGLIGGFACVGAGYAAGFTIGSLDALYIGITQQAAAVLPAADGLDLNILVNYFFTASSSVVLGLLGGFLISRVLEPRLGPYEPAEDEPEQQDLTLTPVQRRGLLLTALAVVLYSAALLSLWLPAGAPLRGEGGALVPSPLLTGIVPVLFGAFLLAGLTYGFTVKALAGSEGVVGAMSDSVRNMSGYIVLMFVAAQVIALFNWSNVGILLAVKGAAGLDAIGLTGFWALVAFVLLAACLNLFIVSGSALWSLVGPVFVPAFMLLGMSPALSQAAFRIGDSATGIITPMNPYVFLLLAMVRRYEPEARLGTLIARLSIFTVPFLAVWLVILGVFYGFDLPLGPGAHIGAK; from the coding sequence ATGTCCTCCCTCACCGAACTGCCCGCCCCGGACAGCAAGTCCCCGGACCCGCGCCGGCCCACCGGCATCGACCGCGTGCTGACGCTCATCGAACGGATGGGCAACGCGCTGCCGAACCCGATCGTCCTGTTCACCGCCCTCTTCCTGGTCCTGGCCGTCGTCTCCACCTCGCTCGCGCTGGCCGACGTGCGGGTCACCGTCCCCGGCACCGACGAGACCAAGGCCGTCACCGGGCTGTTCACCGGCGAGGGAGTGCGCTGGCTGACGGAGAACCTCGTCACCAACTTCGCCACGTTCCCGCCCATCGCCGCCGTGCTCCTCATGATCATGGCGGTGGGGGTGGCGGAGAAGGCCGGGCTCCTGGAGACCGTCATGCGGGCCACCCTGGCCCGCGCGCCCCGTGCGGCGCTGCCGTACCTGGTGGCTCTGATCGCCTGCCAGGCGCACATGATCAGCGACGTCGCCTCCATCGTGCTGCCGCCGCTCGCGGCCGTGGTCTTCAAGAGCGCCGGACGCCACCCCGTGGCGGGGCTGATCGGCGGCTTCGCGTGCGTGGGCGCCGGCTACGCCGCCGGGTTCACCATCGGCTCCCTGGACGCCCTCTACATCGGCATCACCCAGCAGGCCGCCGCGGTCCTGCCGGCCGCCGACGGCCTGGACCTGAACATCCTGGTCAACTACTTCTTCACCGCGTCCAGCAGTGTCGTCCTCGGCCTGCTCGGCGGTTTCCTCATCAGCCGGGTCCTCGAACCGCGCCTGGGCCCGTACGAGCCCGCCGAGGACGAGCCCGAGCAGCAGGACCTCACCCTCACCCCGGTCCAGCGCCGGGGGCTGCTGCTCACCGCCCTGGCAGTCGTCCTCTACTCGGCGGCATTGCTGTCGCTCTGGCTGCCCGCGGGCGCACCGCTGCGCGGCGAGGGCGGCGCCCTGGTGCCCTCTCCCCTGCTCACCGGCATCGTCCCGGTGCTGTTCGGCGCGTTCCTGCTGGCCGGGCTCACCTACGGCTTCACGGTGAAGGCGCTGGCGGGCTCGGAGGGCGTGGTCGGCGCGATGTCCGACTCGGTGAGGAACATGTCCGGCTACATCGTCCTGATGTTCGTCGCCGCCCAGGTCATCGCCCTGTTCAACTGGTCCAACGTGGGCATCCTCCTCGCTGTGAAGGGCGCGGCGGGGCTGGACGCCATCGGCCTGACCGGCTTCTGGGCGCTGGTCGCGTTCGTCCTCCTGGCGGCCTGCCTCAACCTCTTCATCGTCTCCGGGTCGGCCCTGTGGTCGCTGGTGGGCCCCGTGTTCGTACCGGCGTTCATGCTGCTCGGCATGAGCCCGGCTCTCAGCCAGGCCGCCTTCCGCATCGGCGACTCGGCCACCGGCATCATCACGCCGATGAACCCGTACGTCTTCCTGCTGCTGGCGATGGTGCGCCGGTACGAGCCCGAGGCCCGTCTGGGCACGCTCATCGCGCGGCTGTCGATCTTCACGGTGCCGTTCCTCGCGGTGTGGCTCGTGATCCTGGGCGTCTTCTACGGCTTCGACCTGCCGCTCGGCCCGGGCGCCCACATCGGCGCGAAGTGA
- a CDS encoding carbohydrate-binding protein, whose protein sequence is MQLRPVIACVGLLAGTLVALSGTTAQAATTLPHSQLRSSGGTPIEAESSPAVCTGTIDSDWTGFSGSGFCNATNAVGAYAQFTVNAPAAGTATLNVRFANGTTTARPASLTVNGSSATSVSFEGTGAWGTWATKTLTVPLSSGSNTIRLSPTASAGLPNIDYLDVEVGGTNPAPTGPALYVAPNGTDGAAGTESAPTTLTSAISRITPGGTIYMRGGTYRYSQTVTIPAGNNGTASDRTELTAYPGETPVLNFSAQSEATSNRGLAVNGSYWHVKGIVVERAGDNGIFVGGSNNIFERTVTRYNRDTGLQLSRMLSSTPKDQWPSNNLILSAESHDNADSDGEDADGFAAKLTSGPGNVFRYAVAHNNIDDGWDLYTKSDTGAIGAVTIEDSLAYDNGTLSDGSQAGNGDRNGYKLGGEDIGVNHVIRRNIAHNNGKHGFTYNRNPGTMTVSDNVSIDNEERNYSFDAGTSVFRNNTSCRSGSGTNDRIVGNADSSNQFWSGSNGSRCSSYAGALKWSFASDGRLVVTFGGNQVTP, encoded by the coding sequence ATGCAACTGAGACCCGTCATCGCGTGCGTCGGCCTGCTGGCCGGCACCCTCGTCGCGCTGTCCGGCACCACGGCACAGGCTGCCACCACCCTCCCCCACTCTCAACTTCGTTCGAGCGGGGGGACCCCCATCGAGGCCGAGAGCTCCCCGGCGGTCTGTACCGGCACCATCGACTCCGACTGGACCGGCTTCTCCGGCAGCGGATTCTGCAACGCCACCAACGCGGTCGGCGCCTACGCCCAGTTCACCGTGAACGCCCCCGCCGCGGGCACGGCGACGCTGAACGTCCGATTCGCCAACGGAACCACCACCGCACGGCCGGCGAGCCTCACCGTGAACGGCTCCTCGGCCACATCGGTGTCCTTCGAGGGCACCGGCGCGTGGGGGACCTGGGCGACGAAGACGCTCACGGTGCCGCTGAGTTCGGGCAGCAACACCATCCGGCTCAGCCCCACCGCCTCGGCCGGCCTGCCCAACATCGACTACCTCGATGTCGAGGTCGGCGGCACCAACCCGGCGCCGACGGGCCCCGCGCTGTACGTGGCGCCGAACGGCACCGACGGCGCGGCCGGAACGGAGTCGGCCCCGACGACGTTAACCTCGGCGATCTCCCGCATCACGCCCGGCGGGACGATCTACATGCGCGGCGGCACCTACCGCTACTCGCAGACGGTCACCATCCCGGCGGGCAACAACGGCACCGCGAGTGACCGCACCGAGCTGACCGCCTACCCGGGTGAGACGCCCGTACTGAACTTCTCGGCCCAGAGCGAGGCCACCTCGAACCGCGGGCTCGCCGTGAACGGGTCGTACTGGCACGTCAAGGGCATCGTCGTCGAGCGTGCCGGGGACAACGGGATCTTCGTCGGCGGCAGCAACAACATCTTCGAGCGCACGGTGACGCGCTACAACCGTGACACCGGCCTCCAGCTCTCGCGGATGCTCTCCAGCACCCCCAAGGACCAGTGGCCGTCCAACAACCTCATCCTGAGCGCCGAGTCGCACGACAACGCCGACTCCGACGGCGAGGACGCCGACGGCTTCGCCGCGAAGCTCACCTCCGGTCCCGGGAACGTCTTCCGCTACGCCGTGGCCCACAACAACATCGACGACGGCTGGGACCTTTACACCAAGAGCGACACGGGAGCCATCGGCGCGGTGACCATCGAGGACTCCCTCGCCTACGACAACGGCACCCTGAGCGACGGCTCCCAGGCCGGCAACGGTGACCGCAACGGCTACAAGCTCGGCGGCGAGGACATCGGGGTCAACCACGTCATCCGGCGCAACATCGCCCACAACAACGGCAAGCACGGGTTCACGTACAACAGGAACCCCGGCACGATGACGGTGTCGGACAACGTCAGCATCGACAACGAGGAGCGCAACTACTCGTTCGACGCGGGCACTTCGGTGTTCCGGAACAACACCTCCTGCCGCAGCGGCAGTGGGACGAACGACAGGATCGTCGGCAACGCCGACAGCTCGAACCAGTTCTGGTCCGGTTCGAACGGCTCCCGGTGCTCCTCCTACGCCGGCGCCCTGAAGTGGTCCTTCGCTTCGGACGGCCGCCTCGTCGTGACGTTCGGCGGCAACCAGGTCACCCCGTAA
- a CDS encoding carbohydrate ABC transporter permease, with the protein MICVVISVFPFYWIIVMATNTSQDIYSYPPKLWFGGNLLINIQHLFDKMDFFGSLLNTVIVAVCTTLLVLFFDSLAAFAFAKYEFPGKKFLFGLLLAMYILPTQLAIIPQYEIMVQLGWLGTLQALIVPAAANAFGIFWMRQYTSTGVPDELLDAARIEGAGFFRQYWHVVLPCVRPALAFLGIYTFIAAWNDYILPLVMLVNPDELTLQVALAQLYAGHSTDYSMVMAGVLLAVIPLVLVFTFFARGFIADATKGALR; encoded by the coding sequence ATGATCTGTGTCGTCATCTCGGTGTTCCCGTTCTACTGGATCATCGTCATGGCGACCAACACCTCGCAGGACATCTACAGTTACCCGCCGAAGCTGTGGTTCGGCGGCAACCTGCTGATCAACATCCAGCATCTGTTCGACAAGATGGACTTCTTCGGATCGCTGCTCAACACGGTGATCGTCGCGGTCTGTACGACGCTGCTGGTGCTGTTCTTCGACTCGCTGGCCGCCTTCGCCTTCGCCAAGTACGAGTTCCCCGGCAAGAAGTTCCTCTTCGGCCTGCTGCTGGCGATGTACATCCTGCCGACGCAGCTGGCGATCATCCCGCAATACGAGATCATGGTGCAGCTGGGCTGGCTGGGCACGCTCCAGGCACTCATCGTGCCGGCCGCCGCCAACGCCTTCGGCATCTTCTGGATGCGCCAGTACACCAGCACGGGAGTCCCGGACGAACTGCTGGACGCCGCGCGGATCGAGGGCGCCGGGTTCTTCCGCCAGTACTGGCACGTGGTGCTGCCGTGCGTCCGCCCGGCCCTGGCGTTCCTCGGTATCTACACCTTCATCGCCGCCTGGAACGACTACATCCTGCCGTTGGTGATGCTGGTCAACCCGGACGAGCTGACCCTCCAGGTGGCGCTGGCGCAGCTGTACGCCGGCCACTCCACCGACTACAGCATGGTGATGGCCGGAGTGCTGCTCGCTGTCATCCCGCTGGTGCTGGTGTTCACGTTCTTCGCCCGCGGGTTCATCGCCGATGCCACAAAGGGGGCCCTGCGATGA
- a CDS encoding 2-oxo acid dehydrogenase subunit E2 — protein MAAGTALAQALNTALRDALDADERVVVLGEDVGRLGGVFRVTDGLADTFGDRRCFDTPVSEAGIAGLAVGMAMAGFRPVVEMQFDAFAYPAFEQIASHIAKTRNRTRGALALPLVVRIPYGGGIGGVEHHSDSSEAYYAHTAGLKVVTPATAADAYSLLREAIDDPDPVVFLEPKRHYWTKEQIELPVRTGPFGTAAIRRPGRDATLVAYGPSVAVALEAAEAAAAEGLDVEVLDLRTLVPLDDRTLTASVRRTGRCLVVHEAQGFAGVGAEIAARVQERCFDALRAPVLRVTGLDIPYPPPLLEGAHLPGAGRVLEGLRRLLPDGGTGHVRVAAPPAASPTAPADSTFDLPDLGEGLTEAEVLEWKVAVGDTVAHDQVLAEVETAKSAVTLPSPYAGTVTALHCAAGEVVRVGAPLLTVAETGSGAVLTGYGTARAAKWGEPGGLRVPLGPAADKFVRGHRDTPTVTIWADTDATALLVPRQAASAPSRRPARSPTALKAWEVPPLAAPAESPSTSGPSTGPSGRHAESTHRLRSLAAARRALLNGQTLPAGAPAARASHGTGLMPLLARACLAALAAFPELNARVDTDRGELIRLPEVHLGFAAQTPHGLVVPVVRDAGRLAPEDLAAELRRLTDLARRDALPVEHRTGGTFTLNNYGVFGVDGATPILNHPQAAMLGVGRITDRPWAVDGRLEVRGVVHLSLTFDHRVCDGGTAAGFLRHVVEGVTAPEGLPAGQ, from the coding sequence ATGGCGGCCGGCACGGCACTGGCACAGGCGCTCAACACCGCCCTGCGGGACGCCCTCGACGCGGACGAACGCGTCGTCGTCCTCGGCGAGGACGTCGGCCGCCTCGGCGGCGTCTTCCGGGTCACCGACGGGCTGGCCGACACGTTCGGCGACCGGCGCTGCTTCGACACGCCGGTGTCCGAGGCCGGCATCGCGGGCCTCGCCGTCGGCATGGCGATGGCCGGGTTCCGGCCCGTGGTGGAGATGCAGTTCGACGCGTTCGCCTACCCGGCGTTCGAGCAGATCGCCTCCCACATCGCCAAGACACGCAACCGCACCCGGGGCGCCCTCGCGCTGCCGCTGGTCGTCCGGATCCCGTACGGCGGCGGCATCGGCGGCGTCGAGCACCACAGCGACTCCAGCGAGGCGTACTACGCGCACACGGCGGGTCTGAAGGTGGTGACCCCGGCGACGGCGGCGGACGCGTACTCGCTGCTGCGCGAGGCGATCGACGACCCCGACCCGGTGGTCTTCCTGGAACCCAAGCGCCACTACTGGACGAAGGAGCAGATCGAACTCCCGGTCCGCACCGGGCCGTTCGGCACCGCCGCGATACGCCGCCCCGGCCGCGACGCGACGCTGGTGGCTTACGGCCCGTCGGTCGCGGTGGCCCTGGAGGCGGCCGAAGCGGCGGCGGCCGAGGGCCTGGACGTCGAGGTGCTCGACCTGCGCACCCTCGTCCCGCTGGACGACCGTACGCTGACCGCGTCGGTGCGGCGGACCGGCCGCTGTCTGGTGGTGCACGAGGCGCAGGGTTTCGCCGGGGTCGGCGCGGAGATCGCGGCCCGGGTGCAGGAGCGGTGCTTCGACGCGCTGCGGGCGCCGGTGTTGCGGGTGACGGGACTCGACATCCCTTATCCGCCGCCGCTGTTGGAGGGCGCGCACTTGCCGGGGGCCGGGCGGGTGCTCGAAGGGCTGCGACGGCTGCTGCCCGACGGCGGCACGGGGCACGTACGGGTAGCGGCTCCACCGGCGGCCTCTCCCACCGCCCCGGCGGACAGCACCTTCGACCTGCCGGACCTGGGTGAAGGGCTGACCGAGGCCGAGGTGCTGGAGTGGAAGGTCGCCGTGGGCGACACCGTCGCACACGACCAGGTCCTCGCCGAGGTCGAGACGGCCAAGTCCGCGGTGACACTGCCGAGTCCGTACGCGGGGACCGTGACCGCCTTGCACTGCGCGGCCGGTGAGGTCGTCCGCGTGGGAGCGCCGCTGCTGACGGTGGCGGAGACGGGCTCGGGGGCTGTGCTGACCGGGTACGGGACGGCGAGGGCGGCGAAGTGGGGTGAGCCGGGTGGGCTTCGCGTCCCCTTGGGCCCCGCCGCCGACAAGTTCGTCCGAGGCCACCGCGACACCCCCACCGTGACCATCTGGGCCGACACCGACGCCACCGCCCTGCTAGTGCCCCGACAGGCAGCGTCCGCCCCGTCGCGACGCCCGGCACGCTCCCCCACTGCCCTAAAGGCGTGGGAGGTGCCCCCACTCGCCGCACCGGCCGAAAGCCCAAGTACGTCCGGTCCATCGACGGGGCCTTCCGGCCGGCACGCCGAGAGCACGCACCGGCTGCGGTCTTTGGCCGCTGCGCGGCGGGCGCTCCTCAACGGGCAAACGCTGCCTGCCGGGGCACCAGCCGCCCGCGCGAGCCACGGCACGGGCCTGATGCCCCTGCTGGCCCGGGCCTGCCTCGCCGCCCTCGCCGCCTTCCCCGAGCTCAACGCCCGCGTCGACACCGACCGCGGGGAGCTGATCCGCCTGCCCGAGGTGCATCTGGGCTTCGCCGCACAGACCCCGCACGGTCTGGTCGTGCCCGTCGTCCGGGACGCCGGCCGGCTGGCACCCGAGGACCTGGCGGCCGAACTGCGGCGCCTGACCGACCTGGCCCGGCGGGACGCGCTCCCGGTGGAGCACCGCACCGGCGGCACCTTCACCCTGAACAACTACGGCGTCTTCGGCGTCGACGGCGCCACCCCGATCCTCAACCACCCGCAGGCCGCCATGCTCGGCGTGGGCCGGATCACCGACCGCCCCTGGGCGGTGGACGGCCGCCTGGAGGTACGCGGGGTCGTCCACCTGTCGCTGACCTTCGACCACCGTGTCTGCGACGGGGGCACCGCGGCCGGCTTCCTCCGCCACGTCGTCGAGGGCGTCACCGCTCCCGAGGGACTCCCGGCCGGCCAATGA
- a CDS encoding Lrp/AsnC family transcriptional regulator codes for MGVQDRAVAEAAAELDELDRGVVHALQIHPRAPWTLVGEVLGVNPVTAARRWHRLEEAGLAWVTAYPRVSNTRIVVTGVIEVDTEPGSAEDVAGAFAADPAVPNIKLTAGGRDLVVNVQARGLDELARRTTLLFQRTPGIRATRTHVSTGIPTEGSRWRLRSLDEAQSARFEAALPPAGLPAPAAEAGWDELDAGLLELLSTDGRMALRELATRTGASLTTVRRRLQSLLASRLVLRCDLARPLSGWPLSAVYFASVPGQYVEETSRALAGVREVRSCAITAGPHNLVIDVWLRELHDVHAFEAHLSRKLPRLTVADRSVVLRTVKHMGRLLDHDGRCVGVVPLRNPQGPRPTSAGL; via the coding sequence ATGGGCGTGCAGGATCGTGCCGTCGCGGAGGCCGCGGCGGAGCTCGACGAACTCGACCGGGGCGTCGTGCACGCCCTGCAGATCCACCCCCGGGCCCCGTGGACGCTCGTCGGGGAGGTGCTCGGCGTCAACCCCGTGACCGCCGCGCGGCGTTGGCACCGGCTCGAGGAGGCGGGCCTGGCGTGGGTGACCGCCTATCCGCGGGTGTCGAACACGCGGATCGTGGTCACCGGCGTCATCGAGGTGGACACCGAGCCGGGCTCGGCCGAGGACGTGGCGGGCGCCTTCGCCGCGGATCCGGCGGTGCCGAACATCAAGCTCACGGCGGGCGGGCGGGACCTGGTGGTCAACGTGCAGGCCCGCGGTCTCGACGAGCTGGCCCGCCGGACCACCCTGCTGTTCCAGCGGACACCCGGCATACGGGCGACGCGCACGCATGTGTCGACCGGCATTCCCACCGAGGGCAGCCGGTGGCGGCTGCGCAGCCTCGACGAGGCCCAGAGCGCGCGCTTCGAGGCGGCGCTTCCTCCGGCCGGCCTGCCCGCACCCGCCGCCGAGGCCGGCTGGGACGAGCTGGACGCGGGCCTGCTGGAACTGCTGAGCACGGACGGGCGGATGGCGCTGCGCGAGCTCGCGACGCGCACCGGCGCGAGCCTGACCACCGTCCGCCGCCGACTGCAGTCCCTGCTCGCGTCCCGGCTGGTGCTGCGCTGCGACCTGGCCCGGCCGCTGTCGGGCTGGCCGCTGTCCGCCGTGTACTTCGCCTCCGTACCGGGCCAGTACGTCGAGGAGACCAGCCGGGCGCTGGCCGGGGTGCGCGAGGTCCGCTCCTGTGCGATCACCGCCGGGCCGCACAATCTGGTGATCGACGTCTGGCTGCGCGAGCTGCACGACGTGCACGCCTTCGAGGCCCACCTGTCACGGAAGCTGCCGCGCCTGACCGTCGCCGACCGGTCGGTGGTGCTGCGCACGGTCAAACACATGGGGCGCCTGCTGGACCATGACGGCCGCTGCGTGGGTGTGGTGCCGTTGCGCAATCCGCAAGGGCCGCGTCCTACCTCTGCGGGGCTGTAG
- a CDS encoding glucose 1-dehydrogenase, producing the protein MGRLEEKVAVVTGAASGIGAATARRVAAEGAHTVVADLNLDGAKAVTEEIREAGGSATAVLVDLGDIESVRAMVDAAVEAYGGLDILHNNAAATHLAAHQDLAVVEADPAVWDDTMRINLRGTMVAIQAAVAHMIARGGGSVINTSSTSGVAGDLRNPAYGASKAAIINLTQYVATQYGKQGVRCNAIAPGFIVTPVSTGSAHGAIREAMLRHHLTPRLGQPEDVAAAVVFLASDEAAFVTGHTLYVDGGLSAHQPYVADLRDA; encoded by the coding sequence ATGGGACGACTCGAAGAGAAGGTCGCCGTCGTGACCGGGGCCGCGTCCGGCATCGGTGCGGCCACCGCGCGCCGCGTGGCCGCCGAAGGCGCTCACACGGTGGTCGCCGATCTGAACCTCGACGGCGCCAAGGCGGTCACGGAGGAGATCCGCGAGGCCGGAGGATCCGCGACAGCGGTCCTGGTCGACCTCGGTGACATCGAGAGCGTACGGGCCATGGTGGACGCGGCGGTCGAGGCGTACGGCGGCCTCGACATCCTGCACAACAACGCGGCGGCCACACACCTGGCCGCCCACCAGGACCTCGCCGTCGTGGAGGCCGACCCGGCGGTCTGGGACGACACCATGCGGATCAACCTGCGCGGGACCATGGTCGCGATCCAGGCCGCTGTCGCGCACATGATCGCCCGCGGCGGTGGCTCCGTCATCAACACCTCGTCCACGTCCGGGGTCGCGGGCGACCTGCGCAATCCCGCGTACGGCGCCTCGAAGGCCGCGATCATCAACCTCACGCAGTACGTCGCCACCCAGTACGGCAAGCAGGGCGTGCGCTGCAACGCCATCGCACCGGGCTTCATCGTCACGCCGGTGAGCACCGGTTCAGCGCACGGGGCGATCCGGGAGGCGATGCTGCGCCACCACCTCACGCCGCGTCTGGGGCAGCCGGAGGACGTCGCGGCGGCCGTCGTCTTCCTCGCCTCCGACGAGGCCGCCTTCGTCACCGGGCACACTCTGTACGTGGACGGCGGGCTGTCGGCCCACCAGCCGTACGTGGCGGATCTGCGCGACGCGTAA
- a CDS encoding sugar ABC transporter permease, whose translation MARYWSQYLAVSPYYLIFSVFMLFPMLYTVYLAFQKWDGIGEMQFVGLQQFRFLWDDPIFWLSLRNTLVIWVLATVPMLFMALVLAVLVNSVRRFTAFYRVALFIPSITSLVAIAIFFGAIFSNNFGLINAILQAMHVSAVPWLSNEWTIKLVIAALMTWQWTGYNAIIYLAGLQAIPSELYEAARMDGAGPVRIFFSITIPLLRPIILFTVVVSTVTGLQSFTEPQVLFGSDASTNPNSGGPGQAGLTTLLYFYHQAFDNNDFGYAAAIVWAFFLLILLIVTINWRLVQRKERRP comes from the coding sequence ATCGCCCGGTACTGGTCGCAGTACCTGGCCGTCTCCCCGTACTACCTGATCTTCTCGGTCTTCATGCTCTTCCCGATGCTCTACACCGTGTATCTGGCGTTCCAGAAGTGGGACGGCATCGGGGAGATGCAGTTCGTCGGGCTCCAGCAGTTCCGCTTCCTGTGGGACGACCCGATCTTCTGGCTGTCCCTGCGCAACACCCTGGTCATCTGGGTGCTGGCCACCGTGCCGATGCTCTTCATGGCGCTGGTGCTGGCGGTGCTGGTGAACTCCGTCCGGCGCTTCACGGCCTTCTACCGGGTCGCCCTGTTCATCCCCAGCATCACGTCGCTGGTGGCCATCGCCATCTTCTTCGGCGCGATCTTCAGCAACAACTTCGGGCTCATCAACGCCATCCTGCAGGCGATGCACGTGTCGGCCGTGCCGTGGCTCAGCAACGAGTGGACGATCAAGCTGGTGATCGCGGCGCTGATGACCTGGCAGTGGACCGGCTACAACGCGATCATCTATCTGGCCGGCCTCCAGGCGATCCCCTCGGAGCTCTACGAGGCCGCCAGGATGGACGGGGCCGGTCCGGTGCGGATCTTCTTCAGCATCACGATCCCGCTGCTGCGGCCCATCATCCTCTTCACCGTGGTCGTCTCCACCGTCACCGGCCTGCAGAGCTTCACCGAACCCCAGGTGCTGTTCGGCAGCGACGCGTCGACCAACCCCAACTCCGGCGGGCCGGGCCAGGCGGGCCTGACCACGCTGCTGTACTTCTACCACCAGGCCTTCGACAACAACGACTTCGGCTACGCCGCCGCGATCGTCTGGGCCTTCTTCCTGCTGATCCTGCTCATCGTCACCATCAACTGGCGCCTGGTGCAGCGTAAGGAGCGACGGCCGTGA
- a CDS encoding ATP-binding cassette domain-containing protein: protein MATPACATASDSAATGATSTIFLPQSQGEKPTKTGSPLISPPQRPDRETSSLDRPVGDLSYGERRLRAIARAVAASPSILLLDEPAAGLSDDETREPAHLAPEALS from the coding sequence GTGGCGACCCCGGCGTGCGCGACGGCGTCGGACAGCGCGGCGACCGGAGCGACGTCGACGATCTTTCTGCCGCAGTCGCAGGGCGAGAAGCCCACGAAGACCGGGTCGCCGCTGATCAGTCCGCCCCAGCGTCCGGACAGGGAGACATCCAGTCTCGACCGGCCGGTGGGCGACCTGTCGTACGGCGAGCGGCGGCTGCGGGCCATCGCCCGCGCGGTGGCGGCCTCGCCGTCCATCCTGCTGCTCGACGAACCGGCCGCCGGGCTGTCGGACGACGAGACGCGGGAGCCGGCCCACCTGGCGCCGGAGGCGCTGTCCTGA